The following nucleotide sequence is from Aspergillus nidulans FGSC A4 chromosome I.
ATCGCCGCGAGGCAGAGcaacaaaaagaaaggatCAAGAAGCTAGAAGCCCAGGACGCCAGCACAGACGAGAACAGAGACTACATGCTGAAACAAGAGGTACGCTGCGTTCCGGTCCCATCAAGCTGTAGGGTAAGTCACTGATCGCCGGAAGCGGCTTGCACTGGAGGAAACGGAGAGGATCTTCCCGAgcctgaagcagaagattgAAGAATCCATTGCCAAGCTCAACGGTCTACTGGTGAGTTCTTATCTTGGACAGAACAGAAGCGCCGTGCATACTAAGTCCTGCGCCAGGTcgaagaggggaagaagggagCCGAAAGCAATGTTGAGCATATCAATGCCGCTAAAGAAGCCATTGCGAATGCCAGAGTCGCTGAGCGGGAGATTGCCTGAAAGATAGACAATAAGCGCAGAAACAATAATAAAGTTAAAGGAAGTATTCACAAATCAAGGCGATTCCTGTTTCCAATGGTGAACGCCACCACCTGACTCCTGATATTTCAAGGCATAAGCCATAACCTCTTATGTAGTGTCCATTTTGTCGACGTTACTGGTATCCGGtacttcttcgccttcctctaAATCATCATTTcgttcgtcctcgtcacctgTCACCTCGCCTTCGTCCACCATCGTCGCGTCCTCTTGTTTTACTTCTGCGGCAGTTGTAACTTGCCGTAGAGGAGTCGTAGCCCCTGGCGTGGCTTTGTCCGTCGGTACTGGAAGAGGTGAGCGATCCCCTTCATCATGACCTGGCTGGGAAGGCGTTGAGCTCTCCTGGTCAGGTCGCGGCGTGTTTGCACCGCTCAATTTTCCCTTAGACGTTTCCCcgtcatccccatcctcgtcctcctgcATGCCTTCTC
It contains:
- a CDS encoding putative tubulin-specific chaperone Rbl2 (transcript_id=CADANIAT00006834) — encoded protein: MAPRSQLEIATSAVQRLVKEEASYRREAEQQKERIKKLEAQDASTDENRDYMLKQERLALEETERIFPSLKQKIEESIAKLNGLLVEEGKKGAESNVEHINAAKEAIANARVAEREIA